The proteins below come from a single Micromonospora citrea genomic window:
- a CDS encoding SpoIIE family protein phosphatase yields the protein MGDVRELVDGPARVRYASLFDAAPSPYLVLTPELVIVEVNRAYLRATGRTREELIGRELFAAFPANPDDPDGTGVPNLRASLLRARDTGRPDTMAVQRYDIPDGAGGFARRYWSPVNVPVLDDGGRVALLLHRPEDVTDFVQERRRARDERARGESFRRRMAAAEADLYARARELRTALDAQAVANRRLAALVELAAQLAACESVAELTEVVVERGLVALGADGGAVAVRDDADLLRLTVTDGLGGAWARSGELPLSDPLPACVAANVGEPVLLPDRAAALRFADAMADVVASTGLQSWAALPLRVGERLLGSLTVGWRDPHPFEPAEVEVLGAFAAQCAQTLDRIRVHRAQRQTSETLQRSLLSDPPAVAGLAVAVRYLPAVEHEQVGGDWYDAFRAADGATTVVIGDVTGHDRAALAAMAQIRSTLRGVAYVLGERPAAIFSGLERALHGLGVTTLASAVLGHIRTPDASGEPDRAHLTWCNAGHPPPVLVPPDGAARLLASDPDPLLGVGPVGRADHELFLDPGATLVLYTDGLVERRAAPIDAGIDRLREAAGRLRHLPLEEFCDVLLAELAAEPGDDIALLALRVD from the coding sequence ATGGGCGACGTGCGGGAGTTGGTGGACGGGCCGGCGCGGGTGCGGTACGCGAGCCTGTTCGACGCCGCGCCGTCGCCGTACCTGGTACTCACCCCCGAGCTGGTGATCGTCGAGGTCAACCGGGCCTACCTGCGCGCCACGGGGCGCACCCGGGAGGAGCTGATCGGCCGGGAGCTGTTCGCCGCGTTCCCGGCGAACCCGGACGACCCCGACGGCACGGGCGTGCCCAACCTGCGGGCGTCGCTGCTGCGCGCCCGCGACACCGGCCGGCCCGACACCATGGCGGTGCAGCGCTACGACATCCCGGACGGCGCGGGGGGCTTCGCGCGGCGGTACTGGAGCCCCGTGAACGTGCCGGTCCTCGACGACGGCGGCCGGGTCGCGCTGCTGCTGCACCGGCCCGAGGACGTCACGGACTTCGTGCAGGAGCGGCGGCGCGCCCGCGACGAGCGGGCCCGCGGGGAGAGCTTCCGGCGGCGGATGGCGGCGGCCGAGGCCGACCTGTACGCCCGCGCGCGGGAGTTGCGTACGGCCCTGGACGCCCAGGCGGTGGCGAACCGCCGCCTCGCGGCCCTGGTCGAACTGGCGGCCCAACTGGCGGCCTGCGAGAGCGTCGCCGAGCTGACGGAGGTGGTGGTCGAGCGGGGCCTCGTCGCGCTCGGCGCCGACGGGGGAGCCGTCGCGGTGCGCGACGACGCCGATCTGCTGCGCCTCACCGTCACCGACGGCCTCGGCGGCGCCTGGGCCCGCTCCGGCGAGTTGCCCCTGAGCGATCCGCTGCCGGCCTGCGTGGCGGCGAACGTGGGCGAGCCGGTCCTCCTGCCCGACCGGGCCGCCGCCCTCCGCTTCGCCGACGCGATGGCCGACGTGGTCGCCTCGACCGGGTTGCAGTCGTGGGCCGCGCTGCCGCTGCGGGTGGGGGAGCGGTTGCTCGGCTCGCTGACCGTCGGCTGGCGCGACCCGCACCCGTTCGAGCCGGCCGAGGTCGAGGTGCTGGGCGCGTTCGCGGCGCAGTGCGCGCAGACCCTCGACCGGATCCGGGTGCACCGGGCGCAGCGGCAGACCTCCGAGACGCTGCAACGCAGCCTGCTCTCCGACCCGCCGGCGGTGGCCGGTCTGGCCGTCGCGGTGCGCTACCTGCCGGCGGTGGAGCACGAGCAGGTCGGTGGGGACTGGTACGACGCCTTCCGGGCCGCCGACGGGGCCACCACCGTGGTGATCGGCGACGTCACCGGGCACGACCGCGCCGCGCTGGCCGCGATGGCGCAGATCCGCAGCACCCTGCGCGGGGTGGCGTACGTGCTGGGGGAGCGGCCGGCGGCGATCTTCTCCGGGCTGGAGCGCGCCCTGCACGGGCTGGGCGTGACCACCCTCGCCTCGGCCGTGCTCGGCCACATCCGCACCCCGGACGCCTCCGGCGAGCCCGACCGGGCCCACCTGACCTGGTGCAACGCCGGACATCCGCCCCCGGTGCTGGTGCCACCGGACGGCGCGGCGCGGCTGCTGGCCTCCGACCCGGACCCGCTGCTCGGCGTGGGGCCCGTCGGCCGCGCCGACCACGAGCTGTTCCTCGACCCGGGGGCGACCCTGGTGCTCTACACCGACGGGCTGGTCGAGCGCCGCGCCGCCCCGATCGACGCGGGGATCGACCGACTGCGGGAGGCGGCCGGGCGGCTGCGGCACCTGCCGCTGGAGGAGTTCTGCGACGTGCTCCTCGCGGAGCTGGCCGCCGAACCGGGCGACGACATCGCCCTGCTCGCGCTGCGGGTCGACTGA
- a CDS encoding SDR family oxidoreductase — MSKDLNGMAVLVTGGSSGLGAAVVTAVAKAGGRPYVLDRQPPADGVPWIECDLADTRAAEAATRQLAERSGGLDAVVTAAGVDVPGRLADVPGETWDRIVAVNLTGTAAVVRAALPWLERSHGTVVTVASTLGVKAVSDATAYCAAKFGVVGFTRALAAELAGTINVTLLIPGGMHTHFFDDRDPAYKPGPDANLNNPADTANAIMFALTQPTGCAVREMIVCHEQETSYP, encoded by the coding sequence ATGAGCAAGGATCTGAACGGAATGGCGGTGCTGGTCACCGGCGGGTCGAGCGGGCTCGGCGCGGCCGTGGTGACCGCGGTGGCGAAGGCCGGCGGTCGGCCGTACGTGCTGGACCGGCAGCCGCCCGCCGACGGGGTGCCCTGGATCGAGTGCGACCTGGCCGACACCCGGGCCGCCGAGGCGGCCACCCGGCAGCTCGCCGAGCGCTCCGGTGGGCTGGACGCGGTGGTCACGGCGGCGGGGGTGGACGTGCCGGGCCGGCTGGCCGACGTGCCGGGCGAGACCTGGGACCGGATCGTCGCCGTCAACCTGACGGGCACCGCCGCGGTCGTGCGGGCGGCCCTGCCGTGGTTGGAGCGCTCGCACGGCACCGTGGTGACCGTCGCGTCCACGCTGGGGGTCAAGGCAGTCAGCGACGCCACCGCCTACTGCGCCGCCAAGTTCGGCGTCGTCGGCTTCACCCGCGCCCTCGCCGCCGAACTCGCCGGCACCATCAACGTCACCCTCCTCATCCCCGGCGGCATGCACACCCACTTCTTCGACGACCGCGACCCGGCCTACAAACCCGGACCCGACGCCAACCTCAACAACCCCGCCGACACCGCCAACGCCATCATGTTCGCCCTCACCCAACCCACCGGCTGCGCCGTCCGCGAAATGATCGTCTGCCACGAACAAGAAACCTCCTACCCGTGA
- a CDS encoding alpha/beta hydrolase family protein, with product MSATGEYRQEFVEVDGARLGLQVHPEPDGVADAPVVLITPAMGVRARYYRPFAAALRAAGLAVAVADLRGTGESTPAPSRACRYGYAELATDVGAVLAALKSRRDGRKTVLLGHSLGGQAALLHLAVHGGHDVDGLALVAVGVPWWRSYPGLRGYGVLPYTQGIAATARLLGVWPGWGFGGRQARGVIRDWAHTARTGRFPRLDGVDAEAAVRDLRTPVLAVSVDDDQYTPHETVDHLCAKLAAAPVARERYTAAQAGARMDHFTWVRAGAPLAARVARFAADLPAR from the coding sequence ATGAGCGCGACGGGGGAATACCGGCAGGAGTTCGTCGAGGTCGACGGGGCGCGGCTCGGACTCCAGGTCCACCCCGAACCGGACGGCGTCGCCGACGCGCCGGTCGTGCTGATCACGCCCGCGATGGGCGTCCGCGCCCGCTACTACCGGCCGTTCGCCGCCGCCCTGCGCGCCGCCGGCCTCGCCGTCGCGGTGGCCGACCTGCGCGGCACCGGGGAGAGCACCCCGGCGCCGAGCCGCGCCTGCCGCTACGGCTACGCCGAACTCGCCACCGACGTCGGCGCCGTGCTGGCGGCGCTGAAGTCCCGGCGGGACGGGCGGAAGACGGTGCTGCTGGGGCACTCCCTGGGCGGGCAGGCCGCGCTGCTGCACCTCGCCGTGCACGGCGGGCACGACGTCGACGGGCTGGCCCTGGTCGCCGTGGGCGTGCCGTGGTGGCGCAGCTACCCGGGCCTGCGCGGGTACGGCGTCCTGCCGTACACCCAGGGGATCGCGGCGACGGCCCGGCTGCTCGGCGTCTGGCCCGGCTGGGGCTTCGGCGGCCGGCAGGCGCGCGGGGTCATCCGGGACTGGGCGCACACCGCGCGGACCGGCCGCTTCCCCCGGCTGGACGGGGTGGACGCCGAGGCGGCCGTGCGCGACCTGCGCACCCCCGTGCTCGCCGTCAGCGTGGACGACGACCAGTACACCCCGCACGAGACGGTCGACCACCTCTGCGCGAAGCTGGCCGCGGCGCCCGTCGCGCGCGAGCGCTACACCGCGGCGCAGGCCGGCGCCCGGATGGACCACTTCACCTGGGTACGCGCCGGCGCGCCGCTGGCGGCCCGGGTGGCCCGTTTCGCCGCGGACCTGCCGGCCCGCTGA
- a CDS encoding DinB family protein: MPESSRALLRWQFDLTWALFEHHLERLEPADFLWEPAEHCWTVRRDANGDLVPDWADTEPDPVPVPTIAWLTWHIGWWWTVAVDHLRGRTVRQRTDVAWPGAGGPTVAWLRGLRTEWLDVLDGLTDADLDRTAPFPWQDDSGHTVTHMVAWANAELMKNVAEIGQLRLLRAAAPRA; the protein is encoded by the coding sequence GTGCCGGAATCCTCTCGCGCGCTCCTGCGCTGGCAGTTCGACCTGACCTGGGCGCTGTTCGAACACCACCTGGAGCGCCTCGAACCGGCCGACTTCCTCTGGGAGCCGGCCGAACACTGCTGGACGGTGCGCCGCGACGCGAACGGCGACCTGGTGCCCGACTGGGCAGACACCGAGCCCGATCCGGTCCCGGTTCCGACGATCGCCTGGCTGACCTGGCACATCGGCTGGTGGTGGACGGTGGCCGTCGACCACCTGCGGGGTCGAACCGTACGGCAGCGCACCGACGTCGCCTGGCCTGGTGCGGGCGGGCCCACCGTCGCCTGGCTGCGTGGGCTGCGTACGGAGTGGCTTGACGTGCTCGACGGCCTCACCGACGCCGACCTCGACCGCACCGCCCCGTTTCCCTGGCAGGACGACTCCGGGCACACGGTCACGCACATGGTCGCCTGGGCCAACGCCGAGCTGATGAAGAACGTCGCCGAGATCGGTCAACTCCGGCTGCTGCGCGCGGCCGCTCCCCGAGCCTGA
- a CDS encoding glycosyltransferase family 9 protein, translating into MILTLRALGVGDLTTATPALRALRTTHPHEELALAAPHWLTPLVDLIGGIDTLLDTPGLGPIPWTGPPPHLAVNLHGHGPQSHHMLAHTRPDRLLAYTNPDAGHHDGPHWRDDEHEIHRWCRLLNWYDIPTDPTDLTLHRPPPDGLPTGVSIVHPGAKASARRWPPARFAAVARELNRRGHRVVVTGTPGERAIAVEVARGAGLPDTAVLAGETGIGELAALVAHGRLVVSGDTGIGHLATAYGTPSVLLFGPVSPALWGPPPGRPRHQALWAGPVAGRADAVPHPALAALDVPDVLAAVDRAERGAADGRVPAARAGWSAAPSREARHPTFTDR; encoded by the coding sequence GTGATCCTCACCCTCCGCGCCCTCGGCGTCGGCGACCTCACCACCGCCACCCCCGCCCTGCGCGCCCTACGCACCACCCACCCCCACGAAGAACTCGCCCTCGCCGCACCCCACTGGCTCACCCCACTGGTCGACCTCATCGGCGGCATCGACACACTCCTCGACACCCCCGGCCTCGGCCCCATCCCCTGGACCGGCCCACCCCCACACCTCGCCGTCAACCTCCACGGCCACGGCCCCCAGTCCCACCACATGCTCGCCCACACCCGACCCGACCGACTCCTCGCCTACACCAACCCCGACGCCGGCCACCACGACGGACCACACTGGCGAGACGACGAACACGAAATCCACCGCTGGTGCCGACTACTCAACTGGTACGACATCCCCACCGACCCCACCGACCTCACCCTCCACCGACCACCACCGGACGGGCTGCCGACCGGAGTGAGCATCGTCCACCCCGGCGCGAAGGCGTCGGCGCGACGCTGGCCGCCGGCCCGGTTCGCGGCGGTCGCGCGGGAGCTGAACCGTCGGGGGCACCGGGTGGTGGTCACCGGGACACCGGGCGAGCGGGCGATCGCGGTGGAGGTGGCGCGCGGCGCCGGGCTGCCGGACACCGCCGTGCTGGCCGGGGAGACCGGGATCGGCGAGCTGGCCGCGCTGGTCGCCCACGGGCGGCTGGTGGTCAGCGGGGACACCGGCATCGGGCATCTCGCCACCGCGTACGGCACGCCGTCGGTGCTGCTGTTCGGTCCGGTGTCGCCGGCGCTGTGGGGCCCGCCGCCGGGCCGGCCCCGGCACCAGGCCCTCTGGGCGGGACCAGTGGCGGGGCGGGCGGACGCCGTACCCCATCCGGCGCTGGCGGCGCTCGACGTGCCCGACGTCCTCGCGGCCGTGGACCGGGCCGAGCGCGGCGCGGCCGACGGGCGGGTCCCGGCGGCGCGGGCCGGCTGGTCGGCGGCCCCGTCGCGTGAGGCGCGCCACCCCACGTTTACCGACCGGTAG